The stretch of DNA GCACGAGCGTGGCGTTTCCACCCCAAGCAGCAATGCGAGGAACGAGACGATGGGAGCCTCGTGATAACATTCTCTGCCAGCGGGCTGCGCGAAATGGCCGAGCACCTGTTCACTTGGGTCGGCGACATCGTGATTGAAGCGCCCGACGCCCTGCGCGACGAGATGAACGAGCGCCTTAGGAATGCTCGGGCGATGGTCGCGCCGAGAACGGCACTTCTTTGAGGCCGATCGACAGTTTTGAGGCTGTGACTGCTTCTGGGCCGACTGCGGACTTTCTGCTTTTAGACAGCCTTCTCCAAAAACGGACTAGGCGCCCATGGGAAGAAAATTCATCATCGCGGGGAATTGGACAATCGCGTCAGAGAATTTAGGTTTCCTCGAGCGAAATCGGCTCGCTGATTGTTTGGATTTGAGCTTTTGCCGTTGCTCAGGTGGCCTCGGGTCAGCAAGACCTTGGTGCAGTCGTCTGGCAAGACGTTCCGCTTTGAATGTTGGCCTGAAAAGCGTACCAAAAGTGGAATATTTACATTTATGGTGTGCACCATGTGGTGTTTGCACACTGCTTTTTGGGGTTCTCTATGCCAGCCGCAGTCACTCCCTTGAGTCCACGGTTTCTACACCTTGATTCGTTGAAGGCCTCGCCCCGTCCCGTATCGATGAAGGAATGGTTGGCTGATCGCCGGCCAGAATTTCTTTCGACCAATAGTGGTGCCGATCCCGTTGCATTTCAGACTTGGCGCAACTTCAAGGAAGCCTTTGCGCCCGAGCTTATTGCGCAAGCATATGAGGAAACGTCATCCTCTTTAGGTCACGAAGTCACTTCAGCCATTGATCCGTTTGGGGGTTCCGGCACGACCGCTCTCGCTTCGCAATTCCTAGGCGTTCATCCAACAACCATTGAGGTAAATCCTTATCTTGCGGATCTCATTGAGTCGAAGCTGGTTAGCTACGACACCGAGCGCCTGCTGGCAGATTACCAGCGGGTGTTGCAGAACTTCTCGGATCTAACGGCAAACCAGTTTCCGGAGGCGCCAAAGACCTTTGTGGAGCCGGGACACAAGGACCGCTACATCTTCTCGCACAAAGTCGCGTCTAGGCTTGCGGGCCTGTTTGCGGCTGTCGCCGAGATAAGAGACGTAAGAAATAGGAGACTGATGCGTGTCCTCCTTTCATCGATAGCTGTCGATCTTAGCAATGTGGTCGTGAGCGGGAAGGGCCGCCGGTATCGCCGAGGCTGGCAGGATCGCACGATATCAACTTCAGATGTGATGGCGGCTTTCGATGACGCTTTTTGCCAAGCCGCTTATGACATTAAAAGGTTCGAGCGTCGCAAGTGTGTCGATTATCGATTGCTTCGAGGAGATTCCCGAAAACTTATTCCTGCTAATGGCGAGTACGACATGGCCGTATTTTCGCCGCCCTACCCAAACAGCTTCGACTACACAGACGTATACAACGTAGAGCTTTGGGCAGGTGGCTATTTTACCAGCGCTGAGGCGAATAAGGTACTTCGCCACAAGACCCTGCGAAGCCATGTTCAAATCGCAAGGTCGTTCTACGCGAGTGAATTGCCTTCAGAGAAACTCAAAGTGGTCGCGGCGCAGCTGGACGGCGTCCGAGAAGAACTCTGGAATAAGCGCATCCCCGATATGGTGATCGCATATTTCGCTGACATGCAACGCGTGATGAGCAAGCTCTCATCTTCGCTTGTGCGAGGAGGGCGGATGTACGCGGTGGTGGGAGATAGCCGCTATCAAGGTATACAGATTCCGGTCGCCGAGATCCTAATCGAGATTGCCTCGCCCTTGGGCTATAACCTTGTTGCAAGCGAACCTTTTCGCTCCATGAGGGCATCACCTCAACAGGGCGGTCGAGCAGAGTTAATCGAGTCGTTGATCGTCATGGAAAAACGGTGATCATCCATCGCTGTTACGCTTTCGAGAGGCTCTAGCGCTTCGGTAAAGAAACCACCGCCACAGCCTGATCTCATTATCATTCGCCTCCTCAAAGATATCTTCAAAGGTAGCCTCATCCCCAAAATCTGATCCACGCATGTCATAGCAACAAAGAGCCGATTTGTTGGCGTGAAGCGCTTCGCGAAATCTAATCGCTTGGCTCAGCCCCTCTTCGACAGCTTCTGCTACTTTAGAAGCAGGCACTTTTTTATTTCCCGAAGTTTTTTCGCGCAGCGCCTTCAATTCAAGTTGCCAATGGGGCTGCAAATAATTGCCCCCTATCGGCCTTACGCGTTTCTCAAGAATGTATACGTCCGCCCTGCCCTCAGTATTGGGGACTTCTGGCCTTACCTGAAAATTCGCTCCAAAGTGGCCATTAAGGTGGCGGACCAATTCACCTTGTATAACTTTCTCAGTATTCTCCACAGGTACACCTTTTGACGCCTCGGACCACACTCTGGACTTGTTGCCTTCTGCGGCGAGTTGCGGTGTTCTAAGTGCGGTTTCGTAAAAGCCGTCCAGTACTTCCTTTAATTTCGTATCTTCTATCTCTGTTTCGAAAAAGAAAACCTCATTGAGCAGATCGGGGTTTGCATAACCTTCCCGATAAAGGAGCGTTATTGGCTCCTCACCTCGCCAATCAATCACCAGCGTAGGCAAACTCTCAAAACCAAATCTCGAAACAAGTGCCTCAAGATCCTTCTGTTCCCCTGCTTCGATTTCTCGGCAAAATGTTTGGCCAATCCGACTGTTCGTAAGAATGAGGTGGCCCGAAATTGGATCATGCCCATTGCGGAGAAGTGAGTTAGCGGGCCAGTCAGTTTTCATCGCAGGCAAGGAATCACTGAGAATGAAGACAGTGACTCCGGCTTTTTCTCCTTGCTCACGTCGCGCGTTGGCGAGCTTCGACGCGGCGTATAGAAAGTTCGCTATGAGCTCTCCCGCAAAGGTTGGTGGAATCAAAACCTCGTCAACGACGCTCTGAATCTCACCTATACTTACGCCGCCTGTGCCCCTATCCATAGGCGCGCCTATCCAACAACCTCAGGTAAAGCGCCATCGTTTCAGAGGGTGTATATGTAACTCCTTCCGGTGCAAATTGTTGGAAGGCGTAAAGAGTGTTGGCGGTGGGATTTTCCAGGGGAGATACAAATTCTGCGAAGTCCACAACTCGGTTAATCGAAACCGCAGGGTCAGTCCAAGATGCATCCTCTTCCGCAGCTTCGTCTCTCTTATCGTTTTCAATTAGCGCGAAAGCGAAGGCTAATTCCTGCAGAAAGTGAAACACCTTCTCTTCGTCGGGAAACACTCGAAGCGGCTGCAAAATCTGATCCGCTCCTTGAGGATTTAGATAATAAGTAGCGGCCAGAATCGTGGGGTCGGAGGAGTCTGCCAGCAAAGAGCCAATTTGAATGATCCCCTGACCAACGCAAAAATCCACCGCCTCTGCCACAACCAACGATTGCGGGCCACGAACTTCCTTCAAAACAGAGCCTTCGATTGGAGCTACTCCCCATTGGGGAGAAAGGACGTTCGCCAAATATATAAAGGCTTGCAAATCTTCAGAGGCGACAGGTGTCAAGCCAGCACGCTCCAGAGCGTACATTGCCTGAACGATCCTCGCCAATATCGGGACGTCGAGATCATGAACGTCATGCATCTGAAATGATCTCGTGCAGCTTCTCCATATATTCAGGCTTTAAGGAATCTAGTGCCGCAGTTGGTTTTGCTTGATCAATCAGGTTGACGATCCGCTGCCACTTCTCTCCTTTTTTGTAGTTCGAAAGCAATTTGGGGATAAGGCCGCCCTCGACGATGTTGCAGGCTAGTATGATGTTGTTCTCATCTAGCGCGGCGAAGCTCGCGAAAAGCGCTCCCGCCCTTTCCGCAAAAATTGCATCTACGCTCCCCTCTGGCCCATCAACGACAAGAGTTGCACCATCACCACCGATCACGGTGAGCAAAGCCATGCGAAAAATGATGTCCAAATAGAGGCGCTGGGAGTACGATACCTGATCCTCAGTTCGGCGGATATACTGGCCTAAAGTGGCTCCGGAGGTGAGTTCAGTTTCGAACGCAGGAAAGGATAGCTTTCGACCGGTCTGGCCTATCTTCACGTTTCGAGGTGAATAGACTAGTCTGACCTTCTCAGCGAAAAACGGGGCTGCAGTTTCGTCAAAGACCTTTTCGATTTGGACGCGGATTGTCTCGACCGCTGCGGAAACTTCGTCGAGGAGAATGGCAATTCGGCTCTCAGCCTCGGCTCTTTCGCTCTTGAATTCCTCAACTTGTCGAATAAGCGCGTCAATACGATTTTCTTCCTCTCGCATTCGCTCTTTGTCGTCCGCTGGCAGTTGGCGGACTAACCGCCGTATCTTAGTGAGTGATTTCTCCTGCGCGTCCTTATATTTTTCGGTCTCAGCCTCTAATTTATGGACCTGACCGCTTAGATTGGCGAAGTTGCTTCGGTGGACGTCTAGGGCACCTTCTGCCTTCTCAATCCCCTTATGGGCATCGCTCACTTGCGAACGCCACTCTTCACCGAGGTCTAGGCCATTGTCGGGCAACGATTTGACGTTCGCGCAGACTGGGCATTTCCCTGCCTTCACGCGCTTTTCAATCTTATCCGCCTGCGCCTTTGCCTCGTGTCCGCAAGCCAAACAGAACCCATCGGAAAAGAGCTTCAAATAGATGTACTGAAGGCTAAGATCGAGACCTGCAAACGCCTGACGGATAGATTCAAACTTTAGTTTCTCATATTTCGCAGTCTGGTTCAGAAGATCTGCTTCGGACCTCTTCAGCTGTAGGCGGATGTTATCTCTTTCATCCTTAAGCTGCTCCAACTCCTCCGAAATTTCGCTTAATCGTGCCTCTACATTTTCAAGGCTAGCGCGCTCGGCTCTGAGTTTGGCTCTTGTGTTGTTCGCATTCTTCAGATTCTTGAGCTTCTTCTCCTGGCTCTTTCTCATCTTGTGCAGGACCGCGCCTAGATTTCGCGCAGAACTGTCAGCCGAGATAATCTCTTGCTCTAACTCGCGAAGCTGTGGTGCTAACTTGGGAACCAAAAGGCCGCGAAAAACCTCATATTGAGCTTCAACGTTCCAAATGAGAGAGGTCTGACTCTCAAGGACAAAGGTGAGATATTCGAGGACCCTCACAACGTCATCGAAAGATCCAACCCCAACAGATTCTGCCAAAGCGAACTGGTAGCTCCCTTCATCCGTAAAAGCTTCTGCGTTGCCATTCTTTAGGCGACTTGCTTCGATGAGGGACAGGTCTGCAAGGTCACGGGTTACAGTGAACTGGTCTTCACCCACCTTGCAAGTGATCGTGGCCACCGCGTCAGCGGCTGCATCTGCGACCCTAACCGCAAACATCCGTTTGTTTGCTACCTGTAGATCGTTTCGTTGGCCGGCAAAGCCTGCCGGACGCAGTCGGACGTTGCCAGAAATCATCATCCGCATCAGCAGAAGCAAAGTGCTCTTACCGAGGCCGTTTACTCCGAGTATCAGCCAAGGACCGTCATCGAAGGAAATCTTCAGCCCCTCGCCGTCGACCTCGCCGGGATACAAATGGTAGTCGCATACGACCAAACTGCTTATTTTGGGAAAGTTTATGGAAGCAGTAGCCTCGCTCATTTAGGGGCGCGCCCTTTGTAACTGAACGACCTAAAAAGCTGTAAGCGTGCACACCAAATAGTCATGATAGTTCGTCATTCCCCCTCAGCGATTCATCCAATCGTCTTGCCGTCTGATTGTCTAGTCATATTTCGCTCGTAGATCGGAGATGTCACCAAAAACATAGGATCATGGCCCCGACGAGGCCTCAGCCCGCCAACCCAGCGCGAGCAACGTACATCTGGTCCAATGGTGTTCACCGGCCCTAAGCTTTCAACGTTATAGAAAAGAGCACTGTGAACGAGAGTGGCCTGAAGAGTCCAACTTATAAAGAAAAGGCTGCTTTCACGCATCGCGTCTTTGACAATAAGCGTCCGGAAGTAGGGCGCATTCCCGTCATTCGACCATGCATGCCCGAGCCGCAGCGAACTCTGATCTCA from Sphingomicrobium sp. XHP0239 encodes:
- a CDS encoding AAA family ATPase; its protein translation is MSEATASINFPKISSLVVCDYHLYPGEVDGEGLKISFDDGPWLILGVNGLGKSTLLLLMRMMISGNVRLRPAGFAGQRNDLQVANKRMFAVRVADAAADAVATITCKVGEDQFTVTRDLADLSLIEASRLKNGNAEAFTDEGSYQFALAESVGVGSFDDVVRVLEYLTFVLESQTSLIWNVEAQYEVFRGLLVPKLAPQLRELEQEIISADSSARNLGAVLHKMRKSQEKKLKNLKNANNTRAKLRAERASLENVEARLSEISEELEQLKDERDNIRLQLKRSEADLLNQTAKYEKLKFESIRQAFAGLDLSLQYIYLKLFSDGFCLACGHEAKAQADKIEKRVKAGKCPVCANVKSLPDNGLDLGEEWRSQVSDAHKGIEKAEGALDVHRSNFANLSGQVHKLEAETEKYKDAQEKSLTKIRRLVRQLPADDKERMREEENRIDALIRQVEEFKSERAEAESRIAILLDEVSAAVETIRVQIEKVFDETAAPFFAEKVRLVYSPRNVKIGQTGRKLSFPAFETELTSGATLGQYIRRTEDQVSYSQRLYLDIIFRMALLTVIGGDGATLVVDGPEGSVDAIFAERAGALFASFAALDENNIILACNIVEGGLIPKLLSNYKKGEKWQRIVNLIDQAKPTAALDSLKPEYMEKLHEIISDA